Genomic window (Buchnera aphidicola (Kaburagia rhusicola ensigallis)):
ATTAATTACCTCGAAATAAAAAAAAAATATTATATACTATAGATACACTAAAAGAAATCAGACAAGAAATAGGATTTATAAAACCACTCGGATTAATTATAGGATCAGATAATTTAATAACTCTAGATAAATGGTATAAATGGAAAGAATTGTTAAAATGGTGTCATTTAATAATATTAACGCGATATTTACATCAACCAGAAATTATTAGTAACATTTTAAAAAAATGGATTAAAACTCATATAATTAAAAATTATATTTTATTACAAGAACGTCCTTTTGGATGCATTTTTTTTTCTAACACGCCATACATTAACATTTCTTCTACTTATATTCGAATTTCTTTAAAAAACAATTTTTCCTGCTTACATTTATTACCTATATCTGTAATTAATTACATAAAAACACATAAGTTATACATTTAATGTAATTATTTTGAATAATTATATTAAATATACTATTTGTAGTAATATGAACATTAAAAAAAATGCGAAATATAAATTACTAGATTTAAGAACTTTGCGATGTCCTGAACCTTTAATGCTATTGAGAAAAACCATAAGAGAAATTAATTCTGGTACAATATTATTAATATTAGCAGATGATCCATCAACTATAAGAGACATTCCAAACTTTTGTCATTTTATGAACCATATACTATTAAAATTTGTAATCAACAAATTACCTTATCAATATTTAGTTCAAAAAGGAAATACTTTTTCTACAAACTCCTAAAATACTATTTAATACTTTTATAAAATCTATAAAATTTCTAAAAAAATAAAAAATTAATACATATTCATATTTCAGTTTTCAAAAAAACTAACAATTATTAACTTATTTTTAATAATTGTTAGGATAATATTCTATAGTACTAAACTACATGAATATCATAATAAAAAATACTCAAATTAATCTACAAGCAATTTCAACATTCGTCGCAAAGGTTCTGCAGCACCCCATAATAATTGATCTCCAACAGTAAATGCAGATATATATTTATTTCCAAGGTTTAATTTTCTTAATCTTCCTACAGGAGTCATTAAAGTCCCTGTCACTGCGCATGGAGTTAAATATTTTATAGTTTCATCAATTTCATTTGGAATTACCTTTACCCAATCATTATGATTAGACAAAATATGTTCAATGTCTGTTATAGAAATATCTTGCTTTAACTTAATCATGAACGACTGACTATGGCATCTTAAAGATCCAATTCGAACACACAAACCATCAATAATAATATCTTGTTTGGATGATAATATTTTATTTGTTTCAGCCTGAATCTTCCATTCTTCTTTGCTTTGTCCGTTCTTTATTTTAATATCAATCCAAGGAATCAAACTACCCACTAATGGAACACGAAAATTGTTAACTGGGAAATCTTTAGATAAACTTATTTTACTAATCTTTTTTTCAATACTTAAAATAGACTGAGACGGGTTATCTATATCATCAATTACTTCTTTGCATAACATATTCATCTGCATTAATAATTCAATCATATGTGATGCTCCACTCCCTGATGCTGCTTGATAAGTAGAAACCATTACCCAATCAATTAAATTATTAGAAAAAAGCCCCCCTAACGACATTAGCATTAAGCTCACAGTACAATTTCCACCCACAAAAGTTTTAATATTATTATTAAGTGATTCATTAATTACTGATAAATTAATTGGATCTAACACAATAGCTGATTCATCTTTCATTCTAAGATGAGAGGCAGCATCTATCCAATATCCTTTCCAACCTCTTTGTCTCAATTTATAATATACATTTTTTGTATATTCACTTCCTTGACATGTAACAATAATATCTAATTCTTGTAATATATCTAAATTGTAAGCATTACGTAAATGTCCATAATATTGACTATTAAAAATAGGACCTTTTTTATTAATTTGAGACGTAGAAAAAAAAACTGGATCAAAAAAACAAAAATCGTTTTCTTCTTCTATACGTTGCATTAAAACTGATCCCACCATTCCCCTCCATCCAACAAAACCTACAGATTTTTTCATAATTTATGTTATCCAATAATGTAAAATGCAAATTAAAAAATTTAACATGATATTACAATATATTTAACGCAAAGTATATTATTGCAAGTAATTTTAAATATCGCATAACTCCTGACCTATATATAACAAAAACTATTATATGACTTTAACTAAAGTTAAAAATTTGTTAAAATTTATAATTAGAATCACTAAAATATTACCCACAGATACTTACTAAACAATAGTAAAACTTATTCAATTGTACTACAAAATATTAATCGGATAATAAATCAAAATATTTAGTTGTACATTGATTAATTACTACAAAGTTTAAATCATTGAATTATATCTTTTAAAATTATTCAAATAAATTAAAAATTAATATCTTAATAGATATAATTTTTTATATTATTTTAACGTATTACAAATTTTTTAATATGAGTAAATTATGAACGAAATGATTTCTTCAACTATTTTATTAATTTTAATTATGGATCCATTAGGAAATCTTCCTATATTTATGTCTATATTAAAAAATTTAGAGCCTAAACGCCGCAGAATAGTATTACTACGAGAAATGACAGTAGCATTAATAATAATGTTATTATTTTTATTTGCAGGAGAAAAAATTCTTACTTTACTAAATTTAAAAACCGAAACAGTCTCAATATCAGGTGGAATAATTTTATTTTTAATTGCTATCAAAATGATATTTCCTTCCCACCACTACGAAAAAGAAAAACCATACATCAGCGAAGAACCATTCTTAGTTCCTTTAGCTATTCCTTTAGTAGCAGGTCCATCTCTTTTAGCTACATTGATAGTACTATCACATGAATACTTAAATAAAATAATATACCTAACTGGATCACTTTTAATAGCCTGGACTTGCACAGTAATTATTTTATTATTATCAAATATGTTTTTACGTTTATTTGGTGCTAAAGGAGTAGATGCTTTAGAGAGACTAATGGGATTAATATTAATCATGCTATCTACTCAAATGTTTTTAGACGGTGTTAAATCTTGGTTTCACATCTAAATAATCATGTTAAAAAACTCAAATACAAAAATATACATTATGCTTTTATTGATTAAAAAGGAAATCAACATGCCTAAAAATCGTAACATTTCAAAAAATAACTAACATTGTTAAAAAATAAAAATATTTTTAACGTTGAATAATATTGATATTTTATCGATTAGTTACATGCGCAAAATACTATTATATATTTAAAAAATCTTAACAGTGCAATAAAAATATATTTTAATTTATTTTTTTGTTTACATTTAAAATATCAAAATATATATTTGTAATAAAAGCTTTCATTTTTATAAAACCAACAAAATTCTAAAAAATAATGTTTAAATTCATTTAAATTTTTTAGAATTTTATTTTATCAAACATTTTATTAATGGAAAAAATATGCCAATAATTACAATAAAAGATTTAAGTCTTGCAAATAAAACAGTACTTATAAGATCAGATTTAAATGTACCAATTCAAAACCAAAAAATCGTATCTTATGCTAGAATTCACGCATCATTACCAACTATTCAATTAGCATTAAAAAAACATGCAAAAGTAATTGTTGCTTCTCATTTAGGAAGACCAGAGGAAGAAAAATATAATTCATCACTGTCATTATTTCCCATTTTTAAATATTTTAAAAAAATGTTTAAAGATACTAAAGTAAATTTTTGTAAAGACTATTTACATGGAATAGATATCCAATCAGGAGAACTTGCTGTATTAGAAAACGTAAGATTCAACAAAGGAGAAAAAAATAATAGCATTTCTTTATCTAAAGCATATGCAAATTTATGCGATATATTTGTTATGGATGCTTTTGGAACATTGCATAGAAACGAAGCATCCACTTATGGACTGACAAAATATTCGAAAATAGCATGTGCTGGATTGCTGTTACAACATGAACTAACAACATTAAAAAAATTTTTAAAAAATCCAATTCGACCTCTAGTAACTATTGTTGGAGGTGCAAAAGTATCAACAAAATTCAATTTATTAAAATCATTGTCAAAGATATCAGACACCTTGATAGTTGGAGGAGGTATTGCTAACACATTCATATCTATTGACCACAATGTGGGAAAATCTCTTCATGAGCCTAATTTCGTCGATCAAGCTAAATTATTACGCGATAATTATAATATTTTTGTACCAATAGATTCTCGAGTAAGCACAACATTTAATAAAGACAGTATAGGAATTTCTAAAAATATTTCTGACATAAACATAAACGAAGAAATTATGGATTTCGGAGACAAAACAATAGAAAAAATGGTACCAATACTAAAAAAAGCAAAAACCATTTTCTGGAATGGACCAATAGGTGTATTTGAATTCAAAAATTTTAGGAAAGGAACAGAAATATTAGCCAACACTATTGCTAATAGCAATGCTTTTTCTATAGCAGGAGGAGGAGATACTTTATCCGTAATAGAAAAACTAAACATAAAAAACAAAATTTCTTATATATCTACTGGAGGAGGATCTTTTCTAAAATTTCTAGAACAAGGGGAATTTCCTATAATAAAATTATTAAAAAATTGCGTTTAAAAAAATAAAATAATTTTACTTATATTAAAATTTCTCTTTCATAGGATATTAAAATGTGTAATATTTTGAGTTTAATAAATCCAGGTGTAATAAATGGGTGCGATGCATTAAAAATATTTGAAATAGCTAAAAAAAATTGTTTTGCAATACCTGCAATAAATTGTATAGGAACTGATTCTATAAATATCGTTTTAGAAACGGCAAAAAAAGTTAATAGTCCAGTAATAATACAATTTTCATATGGAGGGTCAAATTTTATTTCAGGAAAAGGATTAAAAACAAGTTCTCGACACAAACAAGCAATATTAGGTGCTATATCAGGAGCTCAGCATGTACATCTAATGGCTAAATACTATGAAATTCCTGTAATTTTGCATACTGATCATTGTAATAAAACCATGTTACCATGGATTGACGAATTAATTAAAAAAGGAGAAAAATATTTCAAAATTAATAAAAAACCTCTTTTTACTTCTCATATGATAGATTTATCTAATGAACCATTAGAATTTAATTTAAGTCAATGCAAACAATATTTAAAAAAAATGAATAACATCAATATGATGTTAGAGATGGAACTTGGTTGCACAGGAGGAGAAGAAGATGGAATAGATAATACTGATATAGATAATTCTTTATTATATACTAAACCAACCGATGTCAATGCTGCATATGAATACTTATCTTCTATAAGTCCTTGCTTTACTATCGCAGCATCATTTGGAAACGTGCATGGTGTATATAAATCAGGCAATGTTAATTTACGACCTACCATTTTAAAAGAATCACAAAATTATGTTAGAAAGAAACATAACCTATCTTATGATCCATTGAACTTTGTATTTCACGGAGGATCTGGATCTTCACTAAAGGACATCAAGACATCAATCAAATATGGAGTAATAAAAATGAATATTGATACTGATGTCCAATGGGCAGCCTGGAAAGGAATATTAAAATTTTATAAAAAAAATCATATGTATTTACAAACTCAATTAGGTAATCCATATGGATCAGATAAACCCAACAAAAAATATTACGATCCTAGAGTTTGGATACGTTCTTCTCAATCATCAGTATCAAACTATCTAAAAAAAATATTTAAAATATTAAATTCTAACAATACCTTATAAAAATATTACAATACATACATACCTCCTAAAAAGTTAGAGGAGGATAAATGTTATTCTCCCTAATTTTAATATTTATACTGACAATATTTATCGTTATATAGTTCCAATATCAATGTCACGTAAAAAGAACTCTAAAGAATATAGATAAAATGGAAAAATTAAATGTAGTAAACGATATTCATCATGCAGGAAATTGGTTAATAAGAAATCAAGAATTACTACTAGGATACGTCATGAATTTCGTGTCTGCTATTATAATATTAATAGTAGGTTTTTTTATAGCTAAAATAGTTTCAAATATCATCAATAAAGTTTTGATTACTAGGAATATTGATTCTACCATTTCTGGATTTTTAGCTGCGTTAGCAAGATATATAATCATTACATTGACATTAATAACTTCATTAGGATGTATTGGAGTTCAAACTACTTCTGTTATCGCTATATTAGGAGCAGCTGGAATGGCTGTGGGATTAGCTTTACAAGGTTCATTATCCAATTTTGCAGCAGGTGTTTTATTAGTAATATTACGACCACTTCGTACTGGAGAATATGTAAATTTAGGAAATATATCTGGTACAGTTTTAAACATCCATATATTCTATACTACTCTTAGAACATTAGATGGAAAAATGGTTGTTATACCTAACGGGAAAATTATATCAGGAAACATAATTAATTATTCTAGAGAAAAAACTAGAAGAAACGAGTTCATCATTAGTGTATCATATAATTCTGATATTGATGTAGTAATAAAAGTATTAAAAAACGTTTTAGAAAATGAAGAAAGAGTATTAAAAGATAAAGATATTATTGTCGGATTGAGTGAATTAGCTCCATCTTCTCTTAACTTTATTGTACGCTGTTGGAGTCATACGGATGAACTCAACATAGTATATTGGGACTTAATGGCACAATTTAAAAAAGCTTTAGATTCCAATAATATTGATATCCCTTATCCTCATCTTGAAGTATATTATCATAAAAAAAAATAATTCAAACAAATTTTTACACTTACCTAACAAAAGCTATGTTTATATTATATAAATCCTATAATTTTCATTGTCTTATGAAAAAAGCATGTTCTATTATAACTACAACTCCATTATGCAATCCATTAGCTAATGAAATATTCATTACACCAAATGAAACCATAAATCACTGGATAAAAATATTTATAGCTCAACAATGCTCAATAGCATCAAATATTAAATTTTTTAAATTTAACGAATTCGCGTGGACAGTTTTTCAACATATAAATCCTAAAAAATATGCTAAATCAGAGTTTGAAAAATATCATCTAATATGGAAGATGATGAATATAAAAAATATTAACCATCTAACTAAATTTATTAGTAATAGCCATTCCAAAACAAAATTATTCGAAATAATATCTTTTGTATCACAACAATTCAAAGAATATTTGTTTTATCGACCAGACTTAATACAGAAATGGGAACAAATTTCCAAAAATCCACTTAATATAAATTTATCATGCATGGATCAAAACAAATTATTATGGACAACTCTTATAAAATATATGCAACATAGAAATCAACCAACATGGAACTATGCAAACTTACTTTTTCTTCTAGAAAAAAAAATACAACAAAAAAACATCAATATGAATACATTTCCATCAAGAATATTTGTTTTTGGAAACGACATTTTAACACCATATAACATAATAATGTTAAAAAAAATAAGTAATTTATGTTCAATTTATTTCCTTTATATCACTCCATATAAAAAAGAAAAAATACTGCTAAAGGCAATAAAACCTAAAACACATCAATGTAATTTCATGAAAGAATGTACATCACATTTTTTTAAAGCAACAATATGTTGTAAAAAATATATCGATACAACCTTAAATACACATCATGATATCACAAACATTTCATTATGGGGAAAATATGGATATGATTACACTTTATTATTAAGCTTAATAAGCAAAAAAGAAATAAATGTATTTAATATACCACAACCTATTAGTTTACTACAAAAAATACAAAAAAATATAATACAAACTAATTTGAACTTAAATGCAAAAAAAAACAAAAAAAACATCGATTATAGTATAAATAAGAGAGTAATATATAATAACGACAAATCTATTTCTATACACATATGCACTACATTAAAAAGAGAAATAGAAGTCTTACATGATAATTTACTTGATGTACTTAACAATCATGATGATATACTATTTCATGATATTCTTATTATTAGTAAAAATATAAATAAATATGTTCCATTTATTCATTCTATATTTAATTCAATCAACCCTAAACATCGAATTCCTTTCTACATTACGTCTACTTCTAATGAAAACAAAAACACAATTTCAAATATTATTTTAAAAATACTAGATTTACCTAATAATCCACTTGATGAAAAAAATATTTTTAATTTTTTAAAAAGTTCTTTTATACTAAAAAAATTTAATATAAAAGAAAAAGAAATAATCATTTTATTAAAAATAATAAAAAAATTTCAAATTAAATCAGAAACTAATAATACTTTAAAAAAACATAAACCACCAAAAATTAATCAAGAATATACTTTTAGTAATGAGGAGAAAAGAATATTTCTTGGAAAAGCAATTAATGATGTCAGTTATACAATATGGAACACAATTGTACCTTTCAATTATTTAAACGAAAAACATTATACAATATTCAGTAAATTAATAACATTTAAATTATTGTTACACAAATGGAAAAAAAAACTATCTATTTCAAAACCATTAACATCTTGGAAAATTATCTTCGAACAGCTTTTAAATGATTTCTTTACACGAAATGAAATTCAAAAAGAAGAAATAATATCTATTAAAAAAAATTGGAATAAAATAGTTGAACCTGGAATTCAAGAAGGTTATACAAAAAAACTTCCTGCAAAATTATTAAAAAATGAACTACTAAAAAACATTTCTCAAAAAAAAAATATATACAATTGCTTTGCTGGAAGAGTGACTTTTTGTAACGGATTTATATTAAGAAGTATACCATTTAAAGTCATTTGTATTATCGGAATGAACGATAAATTTATTATTCAAAAAATTCCTACTAAACATCTTAATTTAATACATAAATACCCAAGAATATGTGATCCATATAGAAAGAACAAATACGAATATTTATTTTTAGAAACAATACTAGCAACGCAAAAAATATTATTAATTAGCTATCCCAAAGAATCCGAAAAAAATAATAAAACTAATCAAAGATCCATACTAATTGATCAATTATTGTCATATATTTCCAAAAATTTCTACATTTTTAACAAAAAATGTAGAAAAGAAAGAAAAGATAACAAAAAAAAATTAATTTTTCACTTATGCTATTTTCACACCGATAAACCATACAATATTAAAAATTTCATTACAGGATCTAAATATCAAAGTTTTAATGAAACCTGGCTAAAAATTTCTAAATTAAAACAAAAAAATAAAAAAAACTTTGAAACAACTCTTCAAACAATAACATTTAAAGATATCATGTTATCCGAATTAATTACATTTTGGAAACATCCCGTTCAATATTTTTTCAATAAACGACTTCATATCATACTTAACAATGTTAAAAATATAGATTTAAATAAAGAAAACTTTTCAATTACAAAACTTAATCATTACATAATTAACATGAACATAATTGATTTCTTACTAAAGAAAAAAAATACTAAAAAATTACTTCTATACTACCAATGTAAAGGAATTATACCAATTGGTAATTTAGGAGAAATATATTGGGAAAACCAAATAATTCTAATGACATCTTTATATAAAAAAAGTTATTTAAAAAATAAAAACTTAAGAAATACAAAATTTCGTATAAAAATTAATCAATATACATTATTTGGAATACTAAAAAATAACAACAAAACAGGTTTATTACGCTGGAAACCTACTACTATCAATAACAAAGATATTATTTCTCTATGGTTAGAACATTTAGTATATTGTTCCATATATGAACCTAGTAATAGTACTATATTAGGATTAAAAAATAATAATTGTACTTTTATAAAATTAGAAAAGAAAAAAGCCAAAGATTTATTAAATCAATATATAATTGGATATGTAAAAGGAATGCATAAACCTATATTACTTACAAATTCAGGAATTAACTGGTTAAGTACTATATATGATAAAAAATATAAAATAATTTCTACAAAAGCTACTCAATTACAAAAATCAAAAAAAAATATGATCGCAGCGTGGGAGGGAAATAATTGGAAAATAGGAGAAAAAGATGATTTATATTTAAAAAAAATAATTACAACTTTAGACGAAAAAAATATATCTAAAATATGTACTACAGCTAAAAAATGGATTCTTCCTATATTAAAATACATTCAATAAAAAATAAAAATAATTCATATATAAACAATAACTTAAAAATAATAAAATATGAAAAAAATAAAATCAATATCTACTAACGATGTGGTAAATTTACCTTTATCAGGAAAAATATTAATTGAAGCATCAGCAGGAACAGGAAAAACATTTTCTTTAATTATTATATATCTAAGATTAATTCTAGGCATTGGAAAAATATCTAACATTCATCGAACATTTTTAATTAAAGAAATTTTAGTAGTCACGTTTACAGAACATTCAAAAGAAGAAATAAAAAATAGAATAAAAAAATATATTTTTGAATTTAAAAAAATATGTAAAAAAAAAAAGTAACGACATTGTATTACAACACTTGTTAAATAAAATTAAAAATTTAGATGAAGCTATTCATTTATTACATCGAGCAGAAAAATCAATAAATGAATTAGCTGTTTATACTATACATGAATTTTGTTATCAATCACTAAACATCAATAAATTTTGCTCTAATATATTATTCCAAAACAAAATAATAAAAAATAAATATCATTTATACCTTCAATCTAGTAGTGACTTTTGGAATGAATATTTAATTTCTTTACCAAAAAATATTGCTAAAATTATAGTCAAGTACTTTAAAAATCCAAATACCCTTCTGAATTATATATTACCATTGCTATCAAAAAATCATGCAAAAAAAAATACATCTATCAAGAAGAAAATCAACCTCATTCAATTTTATAACATGCTCATTCAAGAAATAAAAATCTTCAAAAAAAAATGGCTAAAAAATTGTTCAATAATGCTGATATCAATAAATAAATCTAATATAAACAAGCGTAGCTATAATAAATCTAATTTATCCCGATGGACAAAAATTATTAACATATGGGCTCTTCATAAAACAGAAAATTTTGATATTCCTAAAGAGTTGCAATATTTTAAAAAAAGTTATTTAATAAAAAAAACCTCCAACGGGGAAATACCAAAAAACAACATATTTGAAATAATTGAAAACTTCTTAGAAATTAATTTTTCGTTAAAAAAAATATTTGTTTTAGAAGCTATTGTACAAATCGAAAAACGATTTAATAAGAAAAAAGAAACAAAAGGACTTTTTGATTTTAATGATTTAATTCAATTTCTTTATACTATTTTAAATAAAAAAAACGAGACAATTACAAAAATAATTAAAAAACAATACCCAATATTATTAATCGATGAATTTCAGGACACAGATTATCAACAATACCAAATATTTAAAAAAATTTATCATTTAAAAGAAGATTTATGTATTTTCATAGGTGATCCTAAACAAGCTATTTATAGCTTTAGAGGAGCTAATATTAAATCATATATAACTGCAAAAAAAAATATAAACAACTGCTACCAACTCAAAATTAACTGGAGATCTTCTAAAGAAATAGTAGAAAGTTTAAATTTACTGTTTTTAAGAAAAAAAAATATTTTTTTACTTCCTGAAATCAATTTTATTCCAGCAAAATCTACTTATAAAAATAAACAAATAGAATTTCAAATAAACGGAATACCTCAACCAGCTTTACACTTTGTATTAAAAAAAACACCTACTATAGGAATTACTGACTATAAAACATGGATTACAGAAATATGTATAAATTATATTTCATTCTGGTTAAATGAAGGAAGAAACGGAAATGCTGTTATCATACATCATAAACAAACTCGATACCTTACTCCAAAAGATATTTGTATATTAGTAAATAACAAACAAGAAGCAGCTATTATACAAACAGCTTTATGCAAGGCAAATATTAAAACCACATATCTCTCAAAAAGAGAAAGCGTATTTCATAGTACTGAAGCAATAGAATTATTATGGATTTTTAAAGCTATTTTAAATCCCAAAAATAAATTCTTATTAAAACGCGCTATGTCTACCACAATTATAGATAAAACAAGTAAAGATATCGATCTCCTTACAACAAAATACTCCCTTTGGTCAATTATAATAGATACATTTTATGAATATTTAGTTATTTGGAAAAATTTCGGCATCACAAATATGATTCATAAAATAATCATAAATCATAAAATAAATGCAACAGATAATTCTTGTACCTATTCTCCTAACATTTCAAATATTTTACATATTGGAGAATTATTAGAAAAAAAATTTGAAAAAATTAAAAAGAAACATTTTTTAATTTTATGGTTAGAAAAAAAAATAGAAGAAAAACATGACGTCCCTCACACAGATTACATACGAGAAAACAATGATAAAAACTGTATAGAAATTGTCACTATTCATAAATCCAAAGGTCTTGAATATCCAATAATATGGATGCCTTTTTTTATAACTTTATATAGCACAAATCCTAATATCAGTAACGTCACAAACTCCACATCAAATACCATAGAATTAAAAAAAACATTATCAGAAGATATGCGACTTTTGTATGTAGCATTAACAAGAACCATTGTTCACTGTTGTATAGGAATTGCATCTATAAATAACAAAAAAAAGAAAGACATAAAAAACTATTCAGACATTCATAACAATGCTTTAGGTTATATAATACAATCAGGAAAAAAATGCAATTATCAACAACTATATAATATTCTCTTAAAAATGAGCCATAATAAAAATATAAAAATTTCCTTGAAATCACCTGAAATTAATATTACCAATACAAAACAATACAAAAAATGTATACAACTCAAAAATCGCAAATTAAAGAGAACATTAGAATACAATTATAAAATCACTAGTTATTCCCAATTAAAGAATAACGATACTTCTTTAATATTAACGGGGAAAAACTACCACAATTGTATTAATACCGATATTAAGATACATAACAAAAATGAAATTGAACTCACGCCGCATACTTTCCCAAGAGGTAAAAACATTGGAGTATTTATTCACAAAATATTAAAACACATTCATTTTCATAAAGACATAAATATCACTTGGATATCTCAACAACTTGAAAAAAATAACTTCAAAAAACACTGGGGAAACATGTTACAAGATTGGATCTATAAAATTTTAAATACGCCATTAAATAACTATAATCTTTGTCTATCTCAATTAAATCCTAATAATTATGTTAAAGAACTAGAATTTTTTTTACCTATAAAAAATAAACTCACAGATACAAAACTAAA
Coding sequences:
- a CDS encoding exodeoxyribonuclease V subunit gamma; this translates as MKKACSIITTTPLCNPLANEIFITPNETINHWIKIFIAQQCSIASNIKFFKFNEFAWTVFQHINPKKYAKSEFEKYHLIWKMMNIKNINHLTKFISNSHSKTKLFEIISFVSQQFKEYLFYRPDLIQKWEQISKNPLNINLSCMDQNKLLWTTLIKYMQHRNQPTWNYANLLFLLEKKIQQKNINMNTFPSRIFVFGNDILTPYNIIMLKKISNLCSIYFLYITPYKKEKILLKAIKPKTHQCNFMKECTSHFFKATICCKKYIDTTLNTHHDITNISLWGKYGYDYTLLLSLISKKEINVFNIPQPISLLQKIQKNIIQTNLNLNAKKNKKNIDYSINKRVIYNNDKSISIHICTTLKREIEVLHDNLLDVLNNHDDILFHDILIISKNINKYVPFIHSIFNSINPKHRIPFYITSTSNENKNTISNIILKILDLPNNPLDEKNIFNFLKSSFILKKFNIKEKEIIILLKIIKKFQIKSETNNTLKKHKPPKINQEYTFSNEEKRIFLGKAINDVSYTIWNTIVPFNYLNEKHYTIFSKLITFKLLLHKWKKKLSISKPLTSWKIIFEQLLNDFFTRNEIQKEEIISIKKNWNKIVEPGIQEGYTKKLPAKLLKNELLKNISQKKNIYNCFAGRVTFCNGFILRSIPFKVICIIGMNDKFIIQKIPTKHLNLIHKYPRICDPYRKNKYEYLFLETILATQKILLISYPKESEKNNKTNQRSILIDQLLSYISKNFYIFNKKCRKERKDNKKKLIFHLCYFHTDKPYNIKNFITGSKYQSFNETWLKISKLKQKNKKNFETTLQTITFKDIMLSELITFWKHPVQYFFNKRLHIILNNVKNIDLNKENFSITKLNHYIINMNIIDFLLKKKNTKKLLLYYQCKGIIPIGNLGEIYWENQIILMTSLYKKSYLKNKNLRNTKFRIKINQYTLFGILKNNNKTGLLRWKPTTINNKDIISLWLEHLVYCSIYEPSNSTILGLKNNNCTFIKLEKKKAKDLLNQYIIGYVKGMHKPILLTNSGINWLSTIYDKKYKIISTKATQLQKSKKNMIAAWEGNNWKIGEKDDLYLKKIITTLDEKNISKICTTAKKWILPILKYIQ
- a CDS encoding UvrD-helicase domain-containing protein; this encodes MKKIKSISTNDVVNLPLSGKILIEASAGTGKTFSLIIIYLRLILGIGKISNIHRTFLIKEILVVTFTEHSKEEIKNRIKKYIFEFKKICKKKK
- the recB gene encoding exodeoxyribonuclease V subunit beta, with the translated sequence MNLKKYVKKKSNDIVLQHLLNKIKNLDEAIHLLHRAEKSINELAVYTIHEFCYQSLNINKFCSNILFQNKIIKNKYHLYLQSSSDFWNEYLISLPKNIAKIIVKYFKNPNTLLNYILPLLSKNHAKKNTSIKKKINLIQFYNMLIQEIKIFKKKWLKNCSIMLISINKSNINKRSYNKSNLSRWTKIINIWALHKTENFDIPKELQYFKKSYLIKKTSNGEIPKNNIFEIIENFLEINFSLKKIFVLEAIVQIEKRFNKKKETKGLFDFNDLIQFLYTILNKKNETITKIIKKQYPILLIDEFQDTDYQQYQIFKKIYHLKEDLCIFIGDPKQAIYSFRGANIKSYITAKKNINNCYQLKINWRSSKEIVESLNLLFLRKKNIFLLPEINFIPAKSTYKNKQIEFQINGIPQPALHFVLKKTPTIGITDYKTWITEICINYISFWLNEGRNGNAVIIHHKQTRYLTPKDICILVNNKQEAAIIQTALCKANIKTTYLSKRESVFHSTEAIELLWIFKAILNPKNKFLLKRAMSTTIIDKTSKDIDLLTTKYSLWSIIIDTFYEYLVIWKNFGITNMIHKIIINHKINATDNSCTYSPNISNILHIGELLEKKFEKIKKKHFLILWLEKKIEEKHDVPHTDYIRENNDKNCIEIVTIHKSKGLEYPIIWMPFFITLYSTNPNISNVTNSTSNTIELKKTLSEDMRLLYVALTRTIVHCCIGIASINNKKKKDIKNYSDIHNNALGYIIQSGKKCNYQQLYNILLKMSHNKNIKISLKSPEINITNTKQYKKCIQLKNRKLKRTLEYNYKITSYSQLKNNDTSLILTGKNYHNCINTDIKIHNKNEIELTPHTFPRGKNIGVFIHKILKHIHFHKDINITWISQQLEKNNFKKHWGNMLQDWIYKILNTPLNNYNLCLSQLNPNNYVKELEFFLPIKNKLTDTKLNRVIRNFNSSAESSSKIFFDSIKGILVGSIDLVFKWEKKYYLVDYKSNWLGYSKLDYSIPAMQNVIYTHHYDLQYQLYSIALHRYLKKRINNYSFHKHFGGVYLLFLRARNITDPDKGLFFTLPTSTSIKQLDNLF